The region GGAGTGCGTCGGAGCTGGTGGCGGTGTCGAGCTCACACCAGCTTGTGTCGCGGACCTCTGAGAGGCGGCCGTGACGCTTTGCGGTATGGGGTTTGGTGAGGCGTCTCTGCCAGTCGGGGGTGGCTTGGATGCGGCGATACGAGGCGTCTATGAAGTTACCGTGGGCGGTTTCAGTGGGGGCGTAGATGATGCTGGAGCGGGTCTGGTCGTGGGGGTGGGCTGCGGCTCGGGTGAGGTTGCGGCGGATGAGGTCTTGCCGGATGGCTGGGGAGTTGGTGCGGCGTGGGGTTGGGCGGACGGGTTCTATGTCTCGCATTTCTTCTTCTGACCACATACCCCCTCCCCCCTTGTTTTGGTCTAAAGTCTTGATTCGATATGGTTTAGGTTTGGACTTCTTTGCAAGATTGTGATTTTAGGCGGCTTATTGGCAAAGTCTTCAAACGAAATGAGTTAGCTTGCGATGCTTGGCCATTTCCTTTGGTTCTTCCCTGCTTTAATTGTACGAGTTTGGGTGGGGTGAATATGCCAACTATTTTTTGAGGGTAAGTTGTTGTTTCTGGGTGGGTTATGAGGATTTTTGTGAGCGTGGGGGCTTGACATGCGAATTTGCTCAGTGTTTTGGCGAAATTTATTTTTCGGGGGGGGGGATGCGGAGAGAGCTTTGGTTGTTACAGCCCACGGCCCGGATTTTTCTTGACTGTTGACGGGGGGCTGAAGCCCCCCTCTAATCCGAACGGCAACGGCAACGGCAACGGCAACGGCAACGGCAACGGCAACGGCAACGGCAAAAGCAACGGCAAAAGCAAGAGCAACTACGGAGATTCTCCGCTTCGCGCAGAATGACGGCGCAAAACAGGCAACAGCAACACCAAATGCAAATGCAACTACGGAGGTTCTTCGCTGCGCTCAGAATGACGGTTGTGGGGGTGGTGGCTGGGGTCGCCGTTACTCTTCGCGGAGGACTTCCAGGGGCTTCTGGCCGAGGATGCGGTGGCTGGCGATCCAGCCTGTGGCTACCGTGAGGATTGCTGTGCCGAAGAGTCCGCCGAGGCTCCAGCCCCATTGGAAGGTGTTGGGGACGGTGAGGGCTCGGAGGAGGCCTTTGACGACTATGTTGGCGAAGAAGACTCCGACTAACCCGGCTACCAGGCCCAGGACCGCGAACTCTATTGAGAAGATGCTCGCGATGTGGGCGCGGGTGGCTCCGAGGGTTTTGAGGACTACGACCTCCCGGATGCGGCGGTAGCGGGTGCCAGCGATGGACGAGGCCAGGATGACGATGCCGGCGAAGATGCTGAAGGCGGCGAGGAACTGGACGACATAGATGATCTGGATGACGACCGCGCGGATGGTTTCGAGCGCCTGGGCTACGTTGATGACGGTGACGGTGGGGTAGGCGGCGTAGAGGGCGCGCTGGAGGGCGGCGACCTTGGTGGGGTCTACGTGGACGCCGCCGTACCAGATGACGGGGAGGCCGGTGAGGGCGCGTTCGGGAAGGATGAACTCGGCGCGGCTGTAGGCGTGCTGGCCGTCGGAGCGAGTGAAGGCGGCGACGGTAGCGTCGAACTGCTTGTCCTGGGCGGCGAAGGTGATGACGCTGCCGATCTTGAGGCCGAGGCGCTTGGCCTGAAAATCCGCAACGGCGACGACGGGGTGATCTGCGGCGGCGGCTGACTGCGCCTTCGTCCACCATTTACCGGAGGCTACGGTGGCTCCGGGCGGGACGGCTTCCGCCCAGGTGAGCTGGATGGAGCGGAGCATGTGCTTGGGGAAGTTCTTGGTCTTGATGTCGTTGGCGGAGACGCCGTCGATGGCGAGGATGCGGGAGCTGACGACGGGGAGAAGCTCGGGTGGGGCGGTGATGCCGGGGGCGCTGGTGAGGAGCTTGCGCATGCCGTCGATCTCATCGTTGGCGATATCGACGAGGAAGATGTTGGGGAGGTTGGGGGCGGAGGAGATGTGAAGCTGCTTGACGACGGCGTTCTGCATGAGGAAGACCATCATGATCTGCATGACGCCCATGCCTAACGCGGCGAGGAGAGCTGAGGAGGGGTTGCCGGGGCGGTAGAGGTTGGCGAGGCCGTGGCGGACTGCGGAGGGGAGATGCAGGCGGGTGCGGGTGAGGAAGAACTTGAGGGCTTTGAGGACGAGGAAGGAGGCCAGGAGGAGGACGGCAAGGACGGCGGCGAGGCCGACGGTGAACCACTTCCCGACCGAGGCGGAGTCCGAGATGCGGAAGGCGATGAGGGCGAGGCCGGCGAGGATGAGGAGGAATGCGCCGATCTGGGCGAGGTTTTTGGTGAACAGGCGTACGAGCTTCACGTGCCAGGGTTCGTCGGTTTCATCGACTGCGCGGCGGAGGATGAGGATGGGGCGGATGCCGCGGATATCGAGCAGTGGCGGGAGGGTGAAGAGGAAGGTGGTGAGAACGCCTGCGCCGAGGCCGGCAGCGATGGCACGGAGATCGAGATGGAGTTCGGGTCGGACGTTGATGAGGCTGGCGAGAAGATACGGGAAGGCGAGTTGAACGCCTACTCCGAGGCCTACGCCGACGACGCCTCCGGCGAGGCCGAGGAGGAGGGTCTGAATGAGGTAGATCTTGATGATCTGGCCGGAGCCTGCGCCGAGAGACTTCATGATGGCGATGGTGTCGAGGCGCTGCTGGAGATGGGCTCGCATGGCCATGGCTACGCCTACGGCTCCAAGGACCAGGGCTACGAGACTCATGAGCGAGAGGAGGCTAGTGGCCTGGTCCAGGCCCGCGGTAAGGGCTGGGTTGGTCTCGCGGTAGTCCGTGATTTGCGACTCCGGGAGGAGCTTGATGAGGCGGGCTTTGAGGTCGGCTACGGCGGCGTCCGAGATGGGTGCGCCGTTGGCGGGTGCGGGGACCTTGAAGAGGAAGCGCTGGCCGGCGTGGCTGCCGGGCGCGAGGAGGCCGCTGGCGTCAAGGCCCTGGCGGGAGATGAGTACGCGGGGGCCGGCGGCGAACTGGCTGGAGAGACGATCAGGCTCGTTGGTGACCACCGAGGCGATGCGGAAGAGCTTGTTGCCGATCTTGAGCTGGTCGCCGATCTGGAGATGGAGGCGGACGAGGAGGTCGTCGGCTACGACTACGGAATCTGGGGTGAGGACTTGCTGGAGGGTGGATGTGGGTTCGAGGTCTACTGTGCCGTAGTAGGGGTAGGCGCTGGGGTCTACGGCTTTGAGGGAGATGAGGAGGGGGTCGAGGGTTTTGGCGGCGGAGGCCATGGAGAGGAGCTCAGTGACGGGGGTCATCTGGACTCCTTCTCTCTCGATCGTCGCGAGGCCTTCGGCCTCTGAGGGGGTGGGTTGCTGGTTGGTGCGGGCGGAGAGGTCGGCAGCCATGATGGAGCGGGCGCGGGTGAGGAGGGTGGTGCGGAAGGAGTTGGAGAAGCCTCGGACGCCAGTGAGGGCGGCTACGCCGATGGCGACGGAGAGGATGACGAAGAAGAACTTGCCGCGTGAGGAACGCATCTCTCTGGAGGCGATGCGGAAGGCGGTGGGGTAGGAGAGGCTGGGCATGGGTAGTGTCTCGACTTCGCAAACAGGTCAGGGCTGGTTGGATTCCCAGGGGTTGAGGAGGGGGACGCCGAGGTCAGTGAAGTCTTTGATGTTGCGGGTGACTACGGTGAGGTTGTGGTGGAGGGCTGTGGCGGCGATGAGACCGTCAGCCATGCTCAAGGGTGCGCCCTGGCGTTGACGCCGGGCGCTGAGGATTCCCCAGTGGTCTGCGATGGTTTGAGTGATGGGGAGGATGCGGCTGTGGAACCTGGGGACCAGTTCGTGATCAAGCCACTGTTCTAGCTGCCGGCGGCGCTTGCCTTCGGGCAGGAGTGTGGTGCCCTTACGCAGTTCCCCTATCGTCATGACGCTGAGATAGAGCGAGCTTTCTGGCTGCGCATACATCCAGATGCCGATTCTCAGGTCAGGTAAGACATGCATCTGCTCAGACGGAATGTTTGTGTCGAGCAAAAAGCCTGAGGTCACGAGAGATCGATGATGCGGCCTGGAGAGGGATCGCGTGTGATGTCTAGATCATCGCCAAGGCCCCTGGCTTTAGCGAACATTTCTTCCAGGGTCTGCTGAGTGGCTGCTGAATCGTTGACGGAGGGAGCAAGCTTCAGCGCCTGAATGAGGACATCTTCTACATCCTGAAAATGACCGCTGGCCATTCGCTGTTGAATCAGGGCTTCGAGTTCGGGTTGGTGAATCTCAATGGTCATAATGCCCCTCCTCTCAATTTGATTCTATCCAAGGATTTGTCCTGCCGGACGGCCCCACTACGCGTGGGGCGGTCACTTCGTGACTTTTATTGTTTAGAGGACGGCTGGATTCGGGTTGAGAGTGTCGGAGACTATGAGGCCGTCGCGTAGGGTGATGACTCGGTCGGCGTAGGTTGCTAAGACTGGGTCGTGGGTGACCAGGACTAATGTGGTGCCTTCGGTTTTGTTGAGGTTGAGGAGGAGCTCCAGGATGTGGGCGCCGTTGGTGGTGTCGAGGTTGCCGGTGGGCTCGTCGGCGAGGACGATGGGGGGGCGAAGGACGAAGGCGCGGGCGAGGGCGACGCGCTGCTGCTCACCGCCGGAGAGCTGGACGGGGTAGTGGTCGAGGCGGTCGCCGAGGCCTACGGAGGTAAGGAGGGTGCGGGCGCGGGTTAGGCCGTCCTGTTTGCTGGCGTCGGCGTTGAGCTCGTGGGGGAGGAGGACGTTTTCAAGCGCGGTGAGGGTGGGGATGAGCTGGTAGGACTGGAAGACGAAGCCGATGGTGCGGCCGCGGACCTGGGCGAGCTGGTCTTCGGGGAGGTAGGAGATGGGCTGGCTGTTAAGGATGACGTCGCCCGAGGTGGGGGTGTCGAGGCCGGCGAGGAGGCCGAGGAGCGTCGATTTTCCGGAGCCGGAGGTGCCCATGATGGCGGCGAACTGGCCGTGCGGGATGGCGAAGTCGAGGCCTTTGAGGATGTCGACCGTGCGGGTGCCGTTGCGGATGGACTTGCGGAGGGACTTGACCTGAATGACGTCTTGCTGGGCGGCGGGGGTAACTGCTGTGGGGCTGGGAGGCATCTGTCTCCTGGATGGAAGGGTTCGGGTGCGCTTTAGGAGGCGGTGATTTGAACGTTCTTTGGTATTTTGAGAGGATGCAGAAGTTTGTCGGCTCTTTTATTTTAGCGGGTTTGTTGTCGGGTCTGGCTGGTTGTAAGACGGATGATGGGGGTAGGACGTCTCCGGAGGTGGCGGAAAACAACGCGCCGGGGCCGGTGGAGGCTCCCAAGGCTGCGATACGGAAGGCGGATGTGGTGGACGGCCGGCCGCTGGTGGTTTGTTTTGGGGATAGTTTGACAGCGGGCTATGGGGCTGAGGATGGGGCGAGCTATCCGGATTTTCTGCAGAAGGACCTGGATGGAGCGGGGTATCGGTACCGGGTGGTGAATGAGGGGATCAGCGGGAATACGACGAAGGATGGGGTGGACCGGCTGGCGGGGGTCGAGCGGATGAAGGCGGCGGTGGTGGTGCTGGAGTTTGGGGGCAATGATGGGCTGCGGGGGTTCGACGTGAAGACGACGCGGGCGAATCTGGCGACGATGATCGAAGGGCTGAAGGCGAGTGGGGCGAAGGTGGTGCTGGCGGGGATTACGCTGCCGCCTGATTATGGGGCGGATTATGTGACTAGCTTTACTGCGAATTATCCGGTTTTGGCGAAGAAGTACGGTGTGCCGGTGCTGCCGTTTTTGCTGAAGGATGTGTATGGGGTGCCGGGGATGATGCAGGGGGATCGGACGCATGCGACGGAGAAGGGGAATGCGGTGGTGGCGCGGAATGTTTTGCCGCTGGTGGAGCCGCTGCTGAGGAAGTAGAGGTGGGGAAGGCCCGGGGCTAAAGCCCGGTTGTCCTGGTTGCGAGGGACGGGGGGCTGAAGCCCCCCTCTCATCCGAACAGCAACGACAACAACAGCAAAGACCAATACGGAGGTTCTGAGCTTCGCTCAAAATGACGGTTGTTGCTGTGTGTGGTTCAGCCCATCACGACCATGGGGTGCATGAGGGTGCCGGCTATGCGCTTGGCGATGCAGAGGAGGTCAGTGGGGCTGGTGAAGACTTTGATCAGGGGGGCCTGGGAGAAGTCGGGGAGGTTGACCTGCATTCCGTTGCGGAGGCGGCCGGCTGCTTGATCGTCTACGGTGACGGAGGGCATGTCCGGGAGCAGGGTGCGGGGGTGGGGGAGTAGCTCCGTGATGGTTTCGTCTGTGCTGGCCTGCTTGAGCTGGTCTACCGTGATGGCGTGGGCGAGGGTGAAGAGGCCGGCTCGGGTGCGGCGGAGGCTGGAGAGATGAGCTCCGCTTCCGGCTAGTTCACCTAGCTCGTGGGCGACCGAGCGGACGTAGCCTCCGGCGGAGACGGTCATCTGGAAGGTTGTGGTGTCGGCTTCGAGATCCAGGAGTTGGAAGTCGTGGATGTGGATGCGGGCGGGTTTGACGGGGACGGGGAGGCCAGCTCGGGCAAGCTTGTGGGCGGGGACGCCGCCTAGCTTTTTTGCGGAGTAGACGGGGGGGATTTGGTCGAGGTCGCCGTGGAACTTTTCTGCCAGTGTGCGGAGGTCTTCCAGGGACTGGGTGAGGGGCTTGGGGTCTGTGGCGGGGGTACCTTCTGCGTCGAAGGTGTCGGTGGCGAAGCCGAAGCGGATGTGGCCGGTGTAGGACTTCTCCGCCTGGTTGAAGAACTGGGCGAGGCGGGTGTATTTGCCGAGGAGCAAAGGGAGTACGCCGGTGGCCATGGGGTCGAGGGTGCCGAGATGGCCGATGGATTTTTCTCCGGTGGCTCTACGGACGATGGAGACCACGTCGTGGGAGGTCATGCCGGTGGGTTTGTCCAGGATAAGGAGGCCGTTGAGAGGGGGCAAGGGTGTTCTTTCTATTAATGGTGAGTGGTGGGCGAGAACAAGCAACAGCAACGGCCAGAGCCAATACGGAGGTTCTGAGCTTCGCTCAGAATGACGACCTTGCTTGGGTGACGGCGTTGTTTGAGCTGACGGTGTTGGCTAAGGAAACAGCGCTGGAAACGAGAACGGTAATACGCTAGAGGGTCGTTTTATGGCGGACCAGCGAGAGAAACTCGTTACGGGTTTGGAGTTGGGTTTTGAAGACGCCCAGCATGGCGGAGGTGACGGTGTGGGAGTGCTGTTTTTCTACGCCGCGCATCATCATGCAGAGGTGCTGGGCTTCAAGGATGATGCCTACGCCCTGGGGGGCGATGGCCTCTTCGATGGACTCGGCGATCTGGCGGGTGAGGCGCTCCTGGACTTGCAGGCGGCGGGCGAAGACGTCGACGAGGCGTGCGATCTTGCTGAGACCGATGACCTTACCGTTGGGGACGTAGGCGACGTGGGCCTTGCCGAAGAAGGGCAGGAGATGGTGCTCGCACTGGGAATAGAACTCGATGTCTTTGACGATGACCATCTCGTCGTAGTCGACGTCGAAGAGGGCGTTGTGGAGGACCTCTGTGACGGTCTGTTTATAGCCCTGGGTGAGGAAGGCGGTGGACTTCTCCATGCGCTCCGGAGTGCGGAGAAGGCCGTCGCGGTCAGGGTCTTCGCCCATGCGGCGGATCATCTCGCGGTAGAGGTCTTGCGTCGATGCGGATGCGAGGGTCTGGTTCTGTTCGGACATTGCGGACGTACCTTTCTAGAGCTTGGGCAGATGCGCGGGGCCGGCGTAGTCGAAGGAGTTGTTGGGGGTCTCTTCGATGTGGATGCGCTCGAGCCGGGCGTGGGGGTAGGTGAGGAAGATTTTGTGGAGCTCGATGGAGAGGTTCTCTGTGCTGGGGACCAGGTCCGCGAAGAGAGCGAGGGTGTTGAGGTTGGTCTGGTCGAAGGGCGCGAGGAGATGCGCGTGGGCGAAGGCGTCGAGGTCAGCGAGGTTGGTGACCATGCCGGTGGCGGGATCGACTGGGCCGCTGAAGCAGACCTCTACCGTGTAGTTGTGGCCGTGGCCGTAGGGGTTGTTGCACTTGCCGAAGGTGGCCTGGTTCTGCGCGGCTGAGAGCGTGTCCGCGTGGAGGCGGTGGGAGGCGGAGAAGTGGTAGCGGCGGGAGAGGTGGGCGATGGGCATCAGTTCCCTGCTCCTGCCTCGGCCTCTGGGCCGAAGTCTCCGTAAAAGTCTGCGAAGAGGTCCGGCATCTCGTAGACGCGGACGCGGTGGAGGGTGGCGTTGGGGATCTTGCCGGCGAGGCGACGCCAGATGGCTATCGCAATGTTTTCCGTGGTGGGGATGACGGTGGCAAAGTCTGGGATTTCCAGGTTGAGGTGGCGATGGTCGTAGACGCCTACGACCTCTTGCTCGAGGATATCCTTCAGCTTCTTCAGGTCTACTACGAAGCCGGTGATGGGGTCTACTTCGCCCGCTACGGTGACTTCCAGGGTGTAGTTGTGGCCGTGCCCGTTGCGATTGGCGCATTTGCCGAAGATGCGTTCGTTCTCTTGCTGCGAGAGGGCATCGTTCCAGTAGAAGTGGGCTGCGGAGAACTCGGCTTTGCGGGTGAGGAGGATCATAGGGTGTGCCTGTTTAGATGTTAGCGGAATGGGGTGGGGTGCGGGAGTGGGTAGGCAAGGCAACGACAAAAGCAAGAACAAAAGCCAATACGGAGGTTCTGAGCTTCGCTCAGAATGACGACCTAAAACAAACAACGACCTAAAACAGACAACGGCAACAACCACAACCGTCATTCTGAGCTTCGCTCAGAATGACGGTTGTGGAGGGTTGAGATTTTGGCATCAGTGGGTGTCGGTGGGGTAGGTGCGGCCCTTCCATTCGACTGATTTGGTGATCTTGACCTGCATGTAGCTGCGGAGGAGGAGCACGATCAGCAGGGGCAGGCCGAGGATGGCTATGGCGCAGTCCGTGATGGGGAAGTTGGAGCGGGAGGTTCGGCGGTAGAAGGCCCAGAGGCCGCGGAACCAGACCACAAAGAGGGCTGCTCGCTGCCAACTGATGAAGAAGGGGTAGACGAGAGCGATCGTTGGGATTCCGACGATGAGGAGGAGCTCCAGCGAGCGCATGGCGGCCATCACGAGGGCGTTTGAGAAGAGGAGTGCGAGGTTTTTGGTCCAGCCCTCCACCATGGCGGCGTTGGTGCGGTACATGCGCGTGGCGAGGGCGTCCGGGGCATAGCGAAAACGGAGGGGGTGTTTGGCTCGCTTGATGTTGCGGGCGAGGGCCACGTCTTCAAGAACGTCCGGGCCTACGGCTCGGTGGCCTCCGACGGAGAAGTAGGCTTCCTGCTCCACCATGAGGAACTGGCCGTTGGCTGCGGCGATACGGTTGTCGGGGTCGTTGACCTTGGCCATGGGGTAGGTTGTGGCGAGCTCCGCGAAGACAAGGGGCATGAGGGCTCGCTGCCAGAAGGTAGAGACGAGCTGGCGGGGCGAGTACGAGAGGAGGGCTACCTTATATTTTTCAAGTTCGTGGCGTGCGCGGGAGAGGTCGCCGGGCTCGTGGATGGTGTCGGCGTCTGTGAAGACGAAGAGGCGGCCGCGGGCGATCTGAGCTCCGGCCCAGCAGGCGCTGGTCTTGCCGGTGAAGCCGGAGTTGCGGCCGGGTTCGAGGGTGGGTGCCGGGAGGGCGATGACGCCGGGGGTTTGCGCGGCTTGCGCGATGATACGGGGGGTCTCGTCTGTGGAGTGGTCGTCGACGACGATGAGCTCCCAGTGGCGGCCGAGCTCAAAGCCGGGCTCGGACTGGGCGAGGAGGGATTCGAGGCAGGCGGGGAGAGCGTCCTGCTCGTTACGGGCGGGGACGATGACGGTGAGTTCGAGCGGCGAAGTTTGGGGTACCGCGGGGATGTTTTCTGAGATGTCGGCCACGAGTTCGTATTATAGGAAGGTGGAGCGTGGCGTGCGAAGAGTCTGGACGAGTTTGGCGGCGGCATTGTTGATGGCGGGGCTGACGGCGTGCGATCGCGGGTCGCATCCGGGGAATATCGGCAAGCCTGCGGCACAGTTTGTGATGACCGATGGCGTGGAGACGGTGGACCTGGCGAAGCTACGCGGGAAGATCGTCGTGCTGAACCTTTGGGCGACCTGGTGCGCGCCGTGCGTGCAGGAGCTGCCGAGCCTGCTGGCGTTGAAGCAGAAGATGCCGGGAATCGCGGTGGTGGCCGTGAGCACGGACCAGGATGACGAGGTTTATCGGGCGTTCCTGGTGAAGCATCATGTGGATATCCCGACGGTTCGGGACTCGGACGCGAAGATCAATGCGCTGTATGGGACGGTGCAGATTCCGGAGACGTACATCATCGACCGGAACGGGGTGCTGCGGCGGAAGTTTATTGGCGCGCAGGATT is a window of Granulicella tundricola MP5ACTX9 DNA encoding:
- the truB gene encoding tRNA pseudouridine(55) synthase TruB; translated protein: MPPLNGLLILDKPTGMTSHDVVSIVRRATGEKSIGHLGTLDPMATGVLPLLLGKYTRLAQFFNQAEKSYTGHIRFGFATDTFDAEGTPATDPKPLTQSLEDLRTLAEKFHGDLDQIPPVYSAKKLGGVPAHKLARAGLPVPVKPARIHIHDFQLLDLEADTTTFQMTVSAGGYVRSVAHELGELAGSGAHLSSLRRTRAGLFTLAHAITVDQLKQASTDETITELLPHPRTLLPDMPSVTVDDQAAGRLRNGMQVNLPDFSQAPLIKVFTSPTDLLCIAKRIAGTLMHPMVVMG
- a CDS encoding TlpA family protein disulfide reductase, which produces MRRVWTSLAAALLMAGLTACDRGSHPGNIGKPAAQFVMTDGVETVDLAKLRGKIVVLNLWATWCAPCVQELPSLLALKQKMPGIAVVAVSTDQDDEVYRAFLVKHHVDIPTVRDSDAKINALYGTVQIPETYIIDRNGVLRRKFIGAQDWTGPEITDYLSKL
- a CDS encoding type II toxin-antitoxin system VapC family toxin, coding for MHVLPDLRIGIWMYAQPESSLYLSVMTIGELRKGTTLLPEGKRRRQLEQWLDHELVPRFHSRILPITQTIADHWGILSARRQRQGAPLSMADGLIAATALHHNLTVVTRNIKDFTDLGVPLLNPWESNQP
- a CDS encoding 6-pyruvoyl trahydropterin synthase family protein, which produces MILLTRKAEFSAAHFYWNDALSQQENERIFGKCANRNGHGHNYTLEVTVAGEVDPITGFVVDLKKLKDILEQEVVGVYDHRHLNLEIPDFATVIPTTENIAIAIWRRLAGKIPNATLHRVRVYEMPDLFADFYGDFGPEAEAGAGN
- a CDS encoding 6-carboxytetrahydropterin synthase; this encodes MPIAHLSRRYHFSASHRLHADTLSAAQNQATFGKCNNPYGHGHNYTVEVCFSGPVDPATGMVTNLADLDAFAHAHLLAPFDQTNLNTLALFADLVPSTENLSIELHKIFLTYPHARLERIHIEETPNNSFDYAGPAHLPKL
- a CDS encoding ABC transporter permease gives rise to the protein MPSLSYPTAFRIASREMRSSRGKFFFVILSVAIGVAALTGVRGFSNSFRTTLLTRARSIMAADLSARTNQQPTPSEAEGLATIEREGVQMTPVTELLSMASAAKTLDPLLISLKAVDPSAYPYYGTVDLEPTSTLQQVLTPDSVVVADDLLVRLHLQIGDQLKIGNKLFRIASVVTNEPDRLSSQFAAGPRVLISRQGLDASGLLAPGSHAGQRFLFKVPAPANGAPISDAAVADLKARLIKLLPESQITDYRETNPALTAGLDQATSLLSLMSLVALVLGAVGVAMAMRAHLQQRLDTIAIMKSLGAGSGQIIKIYLIQTLLLGLAGGVVGVGLGVGVQLAFPYLLASLINVRPELHLDLRAIAAGLGAGVLTTFLFTLPPLLDIRGIRPILILRRAVDETDEPWHVKLVRLFTKNLAQIGAFLLILAGLALIAFRISDSASVGKWFTVGLAAVLAVLLLASFLVLKALKFFLTRTRLHLPSAVRHGLANLYRPGNPSSALLAALGMGVMQIMMVFLMQNAVVKQLHISSAPNLPNIFLVDIANDEIDGMRKLLTSAPGITAPPELLPVVSSRILAIDGVSANDIKTKNFPKHMLRSIQLTWAEAVPPGATVASGKWWTKAQSAAAADHPVVAVADFQAKRLGLKIGSVITFAAQDKQFDATVAAFTRSDGQHAYSRAEFILPERALTGLPVIWYGGVHVDPTKVAALQRALYAAYPTVTVINVAQALETIRAVVIQIIYVVQFLAAFSIFAGIVILASSIAGTRYRRIREVVVLKTLGATRAHIASIFSIEFAVLGLVAGLVGVFFANIVVKGLLRALTVPNTFQWGWSLGGLFGTAILTVATGWIASHRILGQKPLEVLREE
- a CDS encoding arylesterase, which codes for MNVLWYFERMQKFVGSFILAGLLSGLAGCKTDDGGRTSPEVAENNAPGPVEAPKAAIRKADVVDGRPLVVCFGDSLTAGYGAEDGASYPDFLQKDLDGAGYRYRVVNEGISGNTTKDGVDRLAGVERMKAAVVVLEFGGNDGLRGFDVKTTRANLATMIEGLKASGAKVVLAGITLPPDYGADYVTSFTANYPVLAKKYGVPVLPFLLKDVYGVPGMMQGDRTHATEKGNAVVARNVLPLVEPLLRK
- the folE gene encoding GTP cyclohydrolase I FolE, translating into MSEQNQTLASASTQDLYREMIRRMGEDPDRDGLLRTPERMEKSTAFLTQGYKQTVTEVLHNALFDVDYDEMVIVKDIEFYSQCEHHLLPFFGKAHVAYVPNGKVIGLSKIARLVDVFARRLQVQERLTRQIAESIEEAIAPQGVGIILEAQHLCMMMRGVEKQHSHTVTSAMLGVFKTQLQTRNEFLSLVRHKTTL
- a CDS encoding glycosyltransferase, whose product is MADISENIPAVPQTSPLELTVIVPARNEQDALPACLESLLAQSEPGFELGRHWELIVVDDHSTDETPRIIAQAAQTPGVIALPAPTLEPGRNSGFTGKTSACWAGAQIARGRLFVFTDADTIHEPGDLSRARHELEKYKVALLSYSPRQLVSTFWQRALMPLVFAELATTYPMAKVNDPDNRIAAANGQFLMVEQEAYFSVGGHRAVGPDVLEDVALARNIKRAKHPLRFRYAPDALATRMYRTNAAMVEGWTKNLALLFSNALVMAAMRSLELLLIVGIPTIALVYPFFISWQRAALFVVWFRGLWAFYRRTSRSNFPITDCAIAILGLPLLIVLLLRSYMQVKITKSVEWKGRTYPTDTH
- a CDS encoding ABC transporter ATP-binding protein, translated to MPPSPTAVTPAAQQDVIQVKSLRKSIRNGTRTVDILKGLDFAIPHGQFAAIMGTSGSGKSTLLGLLAGLDTPTSGDVILNSQPISYLPEDQLAQVRGRTIGFVFQSYQLIPTLTALENVLLPHELNADASKQDGLTRARTLLTSVGLGDRLDHYPVQLSGGEQQRVALARAFVLRPPIVLADEPTGNLDTTNGAHILELLLNLNKTEGTTLVLVTHDPVLATYADRVITLRDGLIVSDTLNPNPAVL